One Brevibacillus choshinensis genomic window carries:
- a CDS encoding ABC transporter permease: MKKMVQTSEFYVAVVVLGLFLVIGSQNSAFFTATNLYDLIRSGIVPGIFVMCAMLVIISGGIDVSFPAVATFSMFCATKILHSMHYEGPVVTAFFLSGLIGLGLGLINAVFISLFRLPTLIVTLGTSSMFSGFLLTFVGSSQINDLPRPFLTFSKEQVFKFTGEGGITVGLPAAVLITFGVVISVALLLRYTMLGRGIYALGGDAVSAQRIGFSPVRIQFFVYSLVGFLAGIAGMIHTTMMRNSNPVDLLGTELLIIAAVVLGGTRITGGHGTVLGSLLGLVLVITIQNSLILLGIPSYWQRFVIGALILIGTGVAAYQVKRSIARRKSIVT; encoded by the coding sequence ATGAAAAAGATGGTGCAGACCAGTGAATTTTACGTGGCTGTCGTCGTCCTTGGGCTTTTTCTTGTGATCGGCAGCCAAAACAGTGCTTTTTTTACGGCCACGAATCTTTACGATCTCATCCGAAGCGGGATCGTTCCCGGAATATTTGTCATGTGCGCCATGCTCGTGATCATCTCGGGCGGCATTGATGTTTCGTTTCCAGCTGTCGCGACCTTCAGCATGTTTTGCGCCACCAAAATCCTTCACTCCATGCATTACGAGGGACCGGTCGTTACTGCGTTTTTCTTGTCAGGCTTGATTGGGCTCGGGCTGGGTCTGATCAACGCCGTATTCATTTCTTTGTTTCGGCTGCCCACCCTGATCGTGACATTGGGGACTTCTTCGATGTTCAGCGGATTTCTCCTGACGTTCGTCGGCAGCAGCCAAATCAATGATTTGCCGAGACCGTTTCTCACATTTTCCAAGGAGCAAGTGTTCAAGTTTACAGGTGAGGGAGGCATCACGGTCGGACTGCCTGCCGCTGTCCTCATCACGTTTGGGGTCGTCATCTCGGTCGCTTTGCTGCTTAGGTACACGATGCTCGGCAGAGGCATCTACGCATTGGGCGGCGATGCCGTGTCTGCGCAGCGAATCGGTTTTTCTCCCGTACGGATTCAGTTTTTCGTCTATAGCCTGGTCGGGTTCTTGGCGGGGATCGCAGGCATGATTCATACGACCATGATGCGCAATTCCAATCCAGTCGATCTGCTCGGCACAGAGCTGTTGATCATTGCCGCTGTCGTTCTGGGAGGAACACGGATTACAGGAGGTCATGGAACCGTGCTGGGGTCTCTCTTGGGGCTTGTCCTCGTCATCACGATCCAGAACAGCTTGATTCTGTTGGGAATCCCTTCTTATTGGCAGCGTTTTGTGATCGGTGCCTTGATCCTGATCGGAACGGGCGTGGCTGCGTATCAGGTGAAGAGATCGATCGCGAGGCGAAAATCAATCGTAACGTAA
- a CDS encoding ABC transporter permease, protein MTNRNGSNPEPITPIDSSIFSMKRYLPQDAGTIRMSLIMLVVFALMAGISPGTFLSLDSFSSMAFQFPVFGIFALAMMLTMISGGIDLSIVGIANLTSIIAASVMVRLVPAGATAGESLLYMSLGVIAALVVGMACGLLNGFAVTKIGIPPILVTLGTMQLFMGLAIILTKGQAIVGLPDLYTAIGNGSLWIIPVPLLMFCLCIVGTYMLLGKQSFGMKLQMLGTNPTASLYAGVNNTGVLLGTYAISGILAAIAGLVIVAQTNSAKADYGTSYILQAILVAVMGGVDPKGGFGKVSGIVMAVLTLQFLSSGLNALHVGNFFKDFMWGIVLLLVMVINERSNRRKFRH, encoded by the coding sequence ATGACTAATCGGAATGGAAGCAATCCTGAGCCAATCACGCCCATTGACAGCTCGATCTTTTCCATGAAGCGTTATTTACCGCAGGACGCAGGCACGATCAGGATGTCTCTCATCATGCTCGTCGTGTTTGCCTTGATGGCGGGAATCAGCCCGGGCACGTTCCTGTCGCTGGACAGCTTTTCCTCGATGGCTTTTCAGTTTCCCGTGTTCGGCATCTTTGCGTTAGCCATGATGCTGACGATGATTTCGGGCGGCATCGACCTGTCCATCGTGGGGATCGCCAATCTGACTTCCATCATCGCTGCGTCCGTCATGGTGCGTCTCGTACCTGCAGGAGCGACTGCTGGGGAAAGCCTTTTGTATATGTCGCTTGGTGTCATCGCTGCGCTCGTGGTGGGGATGGCCTGCGGGCTGCTCAATGGCTTTGCGGTGACGAAGATCGGAATTCCTCCCATTCTGGTTACCCTGGGAACGATGCAGCTATTCATGGGGCTCGCGATTATCCTGACCAAAGGACAAGCGATTGTCGGACTCCCGGATCTGTATACGGCCATAGGGAATGGCAGCTTGTGGATCATTCCCGTACCGCTCTTGATGTTTTGCCTGTGCATTGTGGGGACTTATATGCTGCTCGGCAAGCAGTCCTTTGGGATGAAGCTGCAAATGCTGGGTACCAATCCGACGGCATCCCTATACGCTGGTGTGAACAATACGGGCGTGCTGCTGGGGACATACGCCATCAGCGGGATTCTTGCAGCCATAGCTGGCCTCGTTATCGTGGCACAGACGAATTCAGCCAAGGCAGACTACGGGACCTCCTATATTTTGCAGGCGATTTTGGTAGCCGTGATGGGGGGAGTCGATCCCAAGGGTGGTTTCGGTAAAGTATCTGGAATCGTTATGGCGGTCCTTACGCTTCAATTTTTGTCGAGTGGCTTAAATGCGCTCCATGTTGGGAATTTCTTCAAGGATTTTATGTGGGGAATCGTTCTCTTGCTGGTCATGGTCATTAATGAAAGGAGCAATCGTAGAAAGTTCCGACACTGA